GTATCGGGGGGTGCATTCCACCAGGGTGGTGACGCCGCGGTCGCGGAGGCGCCGGAGGTGCGGAAGCGCCGTCTGAAACACCTGGTCCGCATCGGTCCGTTCCGGGGAATCCAGCGCGGCGCCGGCGAAGTCCACAACCACATGCTCGTGGACCAGCGTGCGCCCCAGATCGGACGGGGACACCGCGCCGTTGACCGTCATCACCACCGCCTCGTCCGCCGCCACGAGCCGCGGCGCCAGTGGCACCAGCGACGCGCCCACCGTCGCGCCCAGGAAGGCGCGACGGCTCAGCTTTGGGTTTCGCCAGGAATGGCCTTCACGCATAGCGTCCCGTCCGGTGATGCGGGAGGAAGAACTCATGGAGGAGGCGGTCCACTTGCAGCAATCCTTCCCGGCGGATGCCGATGCGGTCGCCCTCGATCTGGAGGAAGCCCTGCGCTTGGAGGTTGGCGAGGGGCGCGGCGAATACCTCGCGCGGATCGCGGCCAAACTTCCGGAGGAACGCCGACGCCTGCACCCGCCCCAGCTTGAGCTGGAGCATGAACTCGCGGATCAGTTGCTCGGTGGCATCCGGCACGTAGGCCCGGTGCACCGGCAGCCGCCCCGCGTTGACGGCGGCGACATATGGGTCGAAGTCGTGGTGGTTTTGGTAATGCACCCCGTTGAGGTGTCCGAAACTGGCGACACCGATGGATAGGATGTCGGCCCCGGAAAACAGCCCGTCGCGGTACACGAACTTCACCTGCTCCGGATCCCGGACCACCGTGGTGCCGCTGGTCACGGTATAGCCGATCCTCTCAAACTCGCGGTAGGCATGGTCCACCCAGCGACGTTTGGTCTCCCAGTCGGCCACCGGAGCCACCAGCCGCCCCTCGGCCTTCATCTGCCGGTAGATGCCCGTGTTGTAGGGCACTTCCATCTGATAGATCGTCACCGAGTCGGGACGGAGCGCGACCGTCCGGGCCACGGTTTCGAGCCACTTCTCCTCGGTCTCCTCCACCATCCCGGCAATCAGGTCCACATTGATCTGCGGAAATCCAATTTCGCGGGCGTACTGGTAGGCCCGAAGGATCTCGCGGGACCTGTGGGCGCGGCCGTTGACCTCCAGGATGTGGTCGTCGAAGTGTTCGATGCCGAGGCTCAGACGGGTCACCCCCATCGCCCGGATCGCGGCCAGCTTGTGATCGGTCAGTGTGCCGGGCTCGGCCTCAAACGTGATCTCAACGGCCGCGTCCCATGGCAGCAGGCGACGCATGCCCTCCGAGAGATGGCGGAGCTGGTCGGGCGAGAGATAACTGGGGGTGCCGCCGCCGAAGTAAAGGAACCTGGGGAGGCGCCCCCCGACACAGGCCTTGCCGGCATACACGGTCAGTTCCCGGAGGAGCGCGTCGAGGTAGCCGCGGATGTCGTCCGCATTCTTGTCCGTATACACCCGGAAGTAGCAGAAATGGCAGCGCTTCCGGCAGAAGGGGATGTGCGTGTAGATCCCAAGCGGGTTTGCCGGGTCGCCCGGTGGCCGGTCCAGGGCGGCCTCGAAGTCTGGAATACGGTCGGGAGTCCAGAACGCGAACGGCGGATAGTTGGCGACGAAGTAATTCCCCGCGGTGGTCTCCTTCTGGAGCGGCGGCCCGGCGGTTTTCGGCGGCGGGGCGATGGTGATGGAACTCATGATTCGGTCCTCCTCCGGCAATCAGAAATGGCGCGGCATCAAGGTCGCTAACGCGCCGGTCCGAAGCAGTACACGGTGCCGTCATCCGAGCCGACAATGATCGCGCCATCCACGACGGCCGGAGAGCTCTGCACCGGCCGGCCGATCTCGTAGCTCCACACCTCGCGGCCGTCGGCGAGCGAGACGATGTAGAGCCGGCCATCGTCGGAACCGAAGACCACCCGGTCGCGGGCGACGACCGGCGAGCTGTCCACCTTGCCGCGCGTGGGAAACACCCACACGGCCTCACCGTTGGCGCGCTTCAGGCAGTGCAACCGCTTGTCGCGTCCACCCACCACGACGCGGTCCGCCGTTACCGCGGGTGACGAGAAGTAGGGAAACGCCCGGTCCTTGTAGCTCCAGACAATCCGTCCCTCCTTGAGGTCCACGCACAGGAAGGCGTTTTCGTAGTGCCCGACATAAAGCCGCCCGTCCACCAGTGCTCCCGAGGCCGCAATGTAGGCCCCGGCCTCGATCTCCTTCTCCTTCAGACCGGTGTTGACGTTCACCACATGTACCAGGGCGTCACAGCCCCCGAAGGCGGTCACGCCGTCCCCGATGGCCGGCGTGCCATTGATGTAGTTGCCCGTCTCGAACACCCAGTTCGTCCTCCCGCTGGTCGCGCCGATGCTGTACAGCTTGAAGTCATAGCCGCCGATCAGGATGTTCGTCTCACCGCCGCCGGGCCCCGCCACCCAGTTGGGGCTGGAGAGAATCTTGTCCTCGAGTCCGAAGCTCCATTCCGGCGCACCCGTCTCCGCGGAAATCGCATACACGTTGGTGTTGGCCGTGCCGAAATACACCCGGCCGTTCAGGACCAGCGGTGAGGACTCAATCGGGCCGTCGGCGCGGAAGGCCCATTGCTTCCGGCCGTCGGTGAGACTCAGGCAGTACAGGTTTGAATCCCCGGAACCGACAAAAACCCGGTCGCCGACAATGGCCGCGGAGGACTTGACCTCCCCGCCGGTCTTGAACGTCCAGCGCAGCACGGGCGCGTCGGGGATTCGCGTGTCCGCCACGCCCGTCAGGCGTGGATCTCCGCGGAACATCGGCCAGTCCGTCGCCGCCCGGGCGACCGGGTGTACAAGGCCCATGGCAATCCACGCGGAAACGACGCCGGCAAGAACGTGATTCCTCATTCCGCAGACCATCCGTTTCCGGCACCGGGCTGGCAAACGAATTGATACGGGTGCGTAGTATCACCCGAGAGAGGCCAGGAGTCTGCGGGCGGCGGCAGCGGGGTCCGGGGCGGCGAGGATCGGGCGGCCGACCACCAACCAGCGGGCGCCGGCGGCCAAGGCGTCCGGGGCGCTCAGGGTGCGGCTCTGGTCGTCGGCGGGGTCGGAGGCGCTGCGGATACCCGGGGTGACGAGCTGCAGGTCGGGCGGAACACAGGTCCGAAGCATGGGGAGCTCCAGCGGGGAGCACACCAGCCCGCGCAGGCCGGCGGCGACGGCCAGTTGGGCCAGGCGGCGGACCTGGACCGCGGGATCCGGCTCGAGCCCCAGGTCCGCAAGGGCGGCGGCATCGAGGCTGGTCAATACGGTCACTCCCAGGATCAGCGGGGCCGGACGCCCCATGGCACGTGCCGTCTGCTGCGCCGCCTCCTCGGCGGCCGCCATCATCGCGCGGCCGCCGCTGCAATGTACCGTGAGCATCTGCACATCCAGCCGGGTGGCCGCGGCGATTGCGCGGGCAACGGTGTTGGGGATGTCGTGAAACTTGAGGTCGAGGAACACCGCCGCACCGGTGGCGCGCAGTTCCCGGATGATCCCCGGGCCGGCGGCGACAAACAGCTCCTTGCCCACCTTGAAGGCCCCGACATGGGGAGCGACGGCACGGGCCATCGCCAGGGCGCTGACGGCATCCGGGAGGTCGAGGGCTGCGATGATCGGATTGCGCACGTGCGGAGGGTGTCGGTCCCGTCCCCTTTGCGGCAAGGCGGGGAAGCCGGAAGCCTCAGCGGCGCCACCAGCGACGGGATTCGGGGATCCCGGCGGCGGCCGCTCCCTGGCCGGTCAAGGTGCGGATCAGCAACTGGCTCCGTGCGGCCTCCAGGGCCATGCGGAACTCGTCGTAGCTCTGGAAACGGTCCGCGGGATTCTTGGCCATCGCCCGCACGAGCGCCTCGCTCGTCGGCGTCGTGATTTCCGGGGCGACGGTTGAGGCCGGGGTGAGCTCGGCATGCACCTGCGCGGCGACCACCTCCTCCACACTGGCCGCCTCGAACGGAACGCGGCCCACCAGGGCGTGGTACAGGGTCCCGGCCAGCGAATACTCGTCGCTCAGGAAGGATTCCCCGGTCTGCTGCACCCGCTCCGGGGCGATGTAGTAGGGCGTCCCAAACACCGGCGCGTGGTAGTCCTTGTCGGCATCTGTCTTCCGGGCCAGGCCGAAATCCACCAGCTTGGGCTCCCCGTCGGCGTTGAACAGGATGTTGCCGGGCTTGATGTCCAGGTGGAGCAGCCCGTGCCGCAGCGCCGCGGCCAGGGCGCTGGCCACCTTGATGCCGCAGTCGAGCACCTCGAGCTCCGGGACGCGCTTCTGCAACTCGATCCGGTCGTCCAGGCTTCCGGCATCCGCCAACTCCATGACCAGGTACTTGTAGGCGCCCTCCTGGTCGAAGGTGTACACGTGGATGATGTTGGTGTGGTTCAGCTGGGCACAGGCCCGGGCTTCGGCGGCGAAGGCGTTGACCGCATCCTCGTCGTTCACGAGCTCCTGCTTCATCAGCTTCACCGCCACCTCCCGGCCAAGCGTGTTGTCCCAGGCCCGGTACACGGTGCCCATGCCTCCCGAAGCAATCACGCCCCGAAGCTCGAACTGCCGAAGGTCCATCGGCATCATGATGGTCCCCCCGCATTTGCAGGTGGTGATCTCAAGGGGCGCGAGGCTCCCGGGAATGAACACCCGCGCACCGCAGTGCGGGCAGGTCACCATCTTCAACGATTTGCTGGCCGTGGACATCAGGCGGCCGTGAAAGGTACCGGGGACTGCGTCCGGGACAAGCATCTGCTGCGTTCTTGGCCCCGTAAGGGCGGCCGCCGCATCCTCGACCCATGGCCTCCGACGCCCCCCAACCCCCGGTTCCCGACCTGCGCCGGCTCTTCCGTCCGCAGCCACACCGGTTCGAATTTGGCATCCGTCCCGGCGCCGAGGACTGGTTCCGGCTGCCGGATCCGCCACCGCCGGAGCTGGGCCACCGGCGGGAGCTGCTGGCGGCAGCTCCCGAACGGCATGCACCGTGGCTCCCGGAGGCCGAACCGGTGTTCGACGGCCTGGTGGGATGGTTTTCCGACCCCGACGTCCGGGCACTGACCGGCGGCGGCGCTGCTGCGGCGCGCACGCTGGGCGGGTTGTGGCCACCGGACTACGTGCTGCTGGGTCGGGACCCGTCGGGGAACCACCGGATGGTGGGGGGCTGTGTGTGCGACCCCTCCTGGTGGGATCCCCAGGCGACGCTGGGCCGGCCGGTGGCGGCGATCCATGAGGTCGTCCCGGGATTGAACGCCCAACTGGGAGACCGCATTCGGACGTTCCTCGACCGGTTGCCGGCGGACACCGTGGTGACCCGGGAGAACTGGGGCCTGGCGGCGGTGCCGGACCGCAATCTCCATCCCACGCTCGGACGGCCGCGTCTGGGACCGGACGCCACCCCGGAAACCACCTGGCTCCGGGTGGAACATCAGGCGTTTCGCGCGCTGCCCGACCTGGGGGGGATGGTCTTCCTCATCTGGCTCACGGTCCATCCGCTGACGGACGTGCTGCGCGATCCGGTGGCGGCCGGAGGACTGGCGCTGCAGTTGGAGACACTTCCGGACCCTGTGGCCGCCTACAAGGGTGTGGCGGCCGCCCGTTCGAACCTGGCCCATCGGCTCCGGCACGCTGCGGAGGGCTGACGAATGGAGCAGACGAACGGGGCTTCATCCACCGGCGGCTCCGGGTTACGCTGCGGCCATGGCGAGTTTTGACATCGTTTCCCAAGTGAACTCGATGGAGGTTGAGAATGCGGTGAACCAGGCGACCAAGGAACTGGCCACCCGCTTTGACTTCAAGGATGGAAGCGGGGAGATCGTGCTGGCGAAGCATGAGATCCAGTTGAAGGCGGCCGACGCCTTCAAGATGCGGCAGTTGTGCGAACTGGTGGTCGGCCGGCTGGCGAAGCGGGGCATCAGTCTCAAGAACGTGGACCAGGGCGAACCGGACCTGTCACCGCTGGGGCATGCCCGGCAGACCCTGAAGATCAAGCAGGGCATAGACGGTGCCGCGGCGAAGCAGATCACCCAGTTCATCCGCCAGAAGGGGTTCAAGGTGACGGCCGCCATCCAGGGCGAGGAGATCCGGGTGACCGGCAAGAGCCGCGACGAACTCCAGGCCGTCATCACGGCCGTCAAGGGCGGCGACTGGCCCGTTGCGGTGAGCTTTGTGAACTTCCGGGACTGAAGTTCAGCAGTGCTGACTCCGGGGGGAAAGGCCTGCGATCCGAAGGTAGTCGCCGGCGCATCCACGGGGGTCCCCTCGACGCTTGCTGCGCTCGAGACCGGGGTGCAACTGCGAGGTCGGTGAATCCACCACAACGACACCCTGCCGACTGCGACGCGCCCTGGCCGCTGCAGGAATGCGATCCTCATCGCGGTGCACCGCCGCCGGCGTATCGCAGGATAAACTCCACGATCGGTTTCGGATCGTCGAGCCCGTGGGGGTGATGCCCCACGCCGGGCTTGTTCACCACGACCATGGATCCGCCCAGGACCCGGTACCGCTGTTCGACCAGGGCGGTATTCTCCGAAACCGGCACCACATCGTCTTCGTCCCCGACGACGTGCAGGATGGGAATGCCCGCGCTGGCGAGGACGTCTAGGCGATCCACGGGATTCCCGGTATGGGCCAGGGCCTCGGTTTCGTCGCGAAACCCGTAGTCGCGGACCAGTTTCGCCCAGTCCGGCGGGCTGCCCCTTCCGACGCCCTTGCCGCCCGGCCAGCTCTTGAAGTCGCAGACGGGCGCATCGCCGTACAGGCAGGCCACCCGGTCCGGTCCCTGCACCGCCCAGTTGTAGGCGTACAACCCGCCGCGGCTGATGCCGATAAGGGCGCCGCGGGGGGCGAGGCCGGCATTCGTGATCACCGGATAGAACGCGTCGAACTGTCTCAGGGCGGCTGGCGATCCGAAGGTATTGCCGACCTCCAGATGGAGATGATGGAAACCGCGGTCCAACAGGGCGGGAACACCTGTCCGCTCCGTGAAGGCGTCTGGAAACTCCAGGCACCAGGTCCACGGGTTCCCGGGGGCGGCCTGCCTGGGTTCAACGACCCAGGCCGTGCAACCTGCCATGGGGAACCGGTGGCGGACATGTCCTCGCCACTCGTCGGTTGTCCCTTCCGGCCACGGTCCGGGACGCC
The Verrucomicrobiia bacterium DNA segment above includes these coding regions:
- a CDS encoding coproporphyrinogen III oxidase family protein — protein: MSSITIAPPPKTAGPPLQKETTAGNYFVANYPPFAFWTPDRIPDFEAALDRPPGDPANPLGIYTHIPFCRKRCHFCYFRVYTDKNADDIRGYLDALLRELTVYAGKACVGGRLPRFLYFGGGTPSYLSPDQLRHLSEGMRRLLPWDAAVEITFEAEPGTLTDHKLAAIRAMGVTRLSLGIEHFDDHILEVNGRAHRSREILRAYQYAREIGFPQINVDLIAGMVEETEEKWLETVARTVALRPDSVTIYQMEVPYNTGIYRQMKAEGRLVAPVADWETKRRWVDHAYREFERIGYTVTSGTTVVRDPEQVKFVYRDGLFSGADILSIGVASFGHLNGVHYQNHHDFDPYVAAVNAGRLPVHRAYVPDATEQLIREFMLQLKLGRVQASAFLRKFGRDPREVFAAPLANLQAQGFLQIEGDRIGIRREGLLQVDRLLHEFFLPHHRTGRYA
- a CDS encoding PQQ-binding-like beta-propeller repeat protein, whose translation is MGLVHPVARAATDWPMFRGDPRLTGVADTRIPDAPVLRWTFKTGGEVKSSAAIVGDRVFVGSGDSNLYCLSLTDGRKQWAFRADGPIESSPLVLNGRVYFGTANTNVYAISAETGAPEWSFGLEDKILSSPNWVAGPGGGETNILIGGYDFKLYSIGATSGRTNWVFETGNYINGTPAIGDGVTAFGGCDALVHVVNVNTGLKEKEIEAGAYIAASGALVDGRLYVGHYENAFLCVDLKEGRIVWSYKDRAFPYFSSPAVTADRVVVGGRDKRLHCLKRANGEAVWVFPTRGKVDSSPVVARDRVVFGSDDGRLYIVSLADGREVWSYEIGRPVQSSPAVVDGAIIVGSDDGTVYCFGPAR
- the pyrF gene encoding orotidine-5'-phosphate decarboxylase — encoded protein: MRNPIIAALDLPDAVSALAMARAVAPHVGAFKVGKELFVAAGPGIIRELRATGAAVFLDLKFHDIPNTVARAIAAATRLDVQMLTVHCSGGRAMMAAAEEAAQQTARAMGRPAPLILGVTVLTSLDAAALADLGLEPDPAVQVRRLAQLAVAAGLRGLVCSPLELPMLRTCVPPDLQLVTPGIRSASDPADDQSRTLSAPDALAAGARWLVVGRPILAAPDPAAAARRLLASLG
- a CDS encoding serine/threonine protein kinase, producing MSTASKSLKMVTCPHCGARVFIPGSLAPLEITTCKCGGTIMMPMDLRQFELRGVIASGGMGTVYRAWDNTLGREVAVKLMKQELVNDEDAVNAFAAEARACAQLNHTNIIHVYTFDQEGAYKYLVMELADAGSLDDRIELQKRVPELEVLDCGIKVASALAAALRHGLLHLDIKPGNILFNADGEPKLVDFGLARKTDADKDYHAPVFGTPYYIAPERVQQTGESFLSDEYSLAGTLYHALVGRVPFEAASVEEVVAAQVHAELTPASTVAPEITTPTSEALVRAMAKNPADRFQSYDEFRMALEAARSQLLIRTLTGQGAAAAGIPESRRWWRR
- a CDS encoding DUF3445 domain-containing protein, with translation MASDAPQPPVPDLRRLFRPQPHRFEFGIRPGAEDWFRLPDPPPPELGHRRELLAAAPERHAPWLPEAEPVFDGLVGWFSDPDVRALTGGGAAAARTLGGLWPPDYVLLGRDPSGNHRMVGGCVCDPSWWDPQATLGRPVAAIHEVVPGLNAQLGDRIRTFLDRLPADTVVTRENWGLAAVPDRNLHPTLGRPRLGPDATPETTWLRVEHQAFRALPDLGGMVFLIWLTVHPLTDVLRDPVAAGGLALQLETLPDPVAAYKGVAAARSNLAHRLRHAAEG
- a CDS encoding YajQ family cyclic di-GMP-binding protein, with the protein product MASFDIVSQVNSMEVENAVNQATKELATRFDFKDGSGEIVLAKHEIQLKAADAFKMRQLCELVVGRLAKRGISLKNVDQGEPDLSPLGHARQTLKIKQGIDGAAAKQITQFIRQKGFKVTAAIQGEEIRVTGKSRDELQAVITAVKGGDWPVAVSFVNFRD
- a CDS encoding alpha/beta hydrolase, producing MFASLRWLQVLPGLVLLGGMLLGAEPKADPPRRPGPWPEGTTDEWRGHVRHRFPMAGCTAWVVEPRQAAPGNPWTWCLEFPDAFTERTGVPALLDRGFHHLHLEVGNTFGSPAALRQFDAFYPVITNAGLAPRGALIGISRGGLYAYNWAVQGPDRVACLYGDAPVCDFKSWPGGKGVGRGSPPDWAKLVRDYGFRDETEALAHTGNPVDRLDVLASAGIPILHVVGDEDDVVPVSENTALVEQRYRVLGGSMVVVNKPGVGHHPHGLDDPKPIVEFILRYAGGGAPR